The proteins below are encoded in one region of Segatella copri:
- a CDS encoding N-acetylmuramoyl-L-alanine amidase, with amino-acid sequence MRDIDMIVVHCSGSRCDHRYTMKMLRYDHVHNNGWTDIGYHFYITLDGVVHACRPVERMGSHALGYNAHSIGICYEGGLSPSGCISDTRTPEQKESMKHLIQELHHRFPGIRTILGHRDLPGVQKACPCFDATKLQYLLDAS; translated from the coding sequence ATGAGAGACATCGATATGATAGTGGTGCATTGCAGTGGCAGCCGCTGCGATCACCGTTATACGATGAAGATGCTGCGCTACGACCATGTTCATAACAACGGCTGGACTGACATCGGCTACCATTTCTACATCACGCTGGATGGAGTGGTTCATGCCTGTCGCCCGGTAGAGCGTATGGGCTCTCATGCCCTCGGTTACAATGCGCACAGCATAGGCATCTGTTACGAGGGTGGTCTTTCGCCATCGGGCTGCATCAGCGACACCCGCACTCCTGAGCAGAAGGAGTCAATGAAGCATCTGATTCAGGAACTTCACCACCGTTTTCCGGGCATCCGTACCATCCTGGGGCATCGCGATTTGCCTGGCGTTCAGAAAGCCTGTCCGTGTTTTGATGCCACGAAGCTCCAGTACCTCCTGGATGCTTCCTGA
- a CDS encoding smalltalk protein, with amino-acid sequence MTEKNKQKWNEILKFAVTVLTALLGALGVSAGGL; translated from the coding sequence ATGACAGAAAAGAACAAGCAGAAATGGAATGAGATTCTCAAGTTTGCAGTAACCGTACTGACAGCTCTCCTCGGGGCGTTGGGCGTTTCGGCAGGTGGACTTTAG